Proteins from a single region of Peptostreptococcaceae bacterium:
- the rpmG gene encoding 50S ribosomal protein L33, with the protein MRVKVTLACTECKQRNYDTMKNKKNNPDRLELKKYCRFCKTHTVHKETK; encoded by the coding sequence TTGAGGGTTAAAGTAACACTTGCCTGCACAGAATGCAAGCAGAGGAATTACGACACTATGAAGAACAAGAAAAATAATCCTGATAGGCTTGAATTGAAGAAATACTGCAGATTTTGCAAGACACATACTGTTCATAAAGAAACAAAGTAG